One window of Papaver somniferum cultivar HN1 chromosome 9, ASM357369v1, whole genome shotgun sequence genomic DNA carries:
- the LOC113312420 gene encoding uncharacterized protein LOC113312420 encodes MIQVDCAIKRTRYLQVLGSGNGLVCLKSWGENLIYVWNPSTKELKEIPKHPCQDGSYPTQYRFGFGYNSKTFPNIPFLFSSFTPNSIQQHVFLDGTLYWIIVHRGTLESISSFNIANESLQEVPPPSRDLANLELCVIRGCLYLSGVLGKGNSMSEYGARKPWTKVCNINTTFDWQEHLLHIGEILLQKWRG; translated from the coding sequence atgattcaagttgattgtgcaATTAAACGGACACGGTATTTACAAGTTTTGGGTTCTGGTAATGGCttagtttgcttgaaatcttGGGGTGAAAATTTGATTTACGTTTGGAATCCATCTACTAAAGAATTGAAGGAAATACCCAAGCATCCGTGTCAAGATGGATCATATCCTACTCAATACCGTTTTGGGTTTGGTTACAATTCCAAGACATTTCCAAACATTCCTTTTTTATTCTCAAGTTTTACACCAAATTCTATACAACAACATGTGTTTCTTGATGGAACTTTATATTGGATTATTGTACATCGTGGTACCTTGGAGTCAATAAGTTCCTTTAATATTGCTAATGAGAGTTTACAAGAAGTTCCACCACCCAGCAGAGATCTTGCTAATCTAGAATTGTGCGTAATTAGAGGTTGCCTTTACCTCTCTGGAGTTCTTGGCAAAGGCAACTCTATGTCAGAGTATGGTGCAAGAAAGCCTTGGACTAAAGTGTGCAACATAAACACAACCTTCGATTGGCAGGAGCATCTTCTACACATTGGTGAGATTCTTTTACAGAAGTGGCGGGGATGA